Sequence from the Sciurus carolinensis chromosome 1, mSciCar1.2, whole genome shotgun sequence genome:
ctatattgtttttatttatctatctatattgtttttatttatttatctatctatctattgattgattgattgattgtagttgtgtatggacagaatgcctttgctttatttgtttttatatggtgctgaggatcgaacccaatgcctcgcacatgctaggcaagtgctctaccaccaagctgcagCCCCAGTCCatagtttattgtttttaatgtctTCCTCACATACCAAAAGCAGAGATGGAAAAGGTGGCACTACACGGAATGAGGGCAAGCCCTGTGCCTGGAATTTGGATGCgtagagcttttgggggaaaacGTTTTGTGAATGGTGTGGTCTGGCATTTCTTTCCACTTTTAGTGAGCACCTCAACTTTGCCGTGCTGGCTGGTAGAAGAGTTTGTGATAGCAGAGGAGTGTACTCCATGTTCCAGTTTTCAGGCTGTGAGTATCCCCCCCACTCCCCCGCAGCATCTAACCAGTCCCCAAATCTCATCAAGCACGCCTTTgcattgtcttttcttctttctccttgcaGTGTCAGTATATGAATTTGTCTTACCCTGAAAACATGTTCCTTTCTTTCCAAGTTAATGGCAGTGTTCAGCTAATAACCAggttctgttctgtttttgtttttgtctttctgtactggggattgaacccaaggccctCTACCACCTAGCcttatccccagacctttttattattttgagacagggtctgagttgggcaggctgggctggaacttgtgatcctcctactttgggctcccaaattactggaattacaggtgtgcaccaccacaccttgcagttctgttcatttttaatatagCATGCTCTGGAATCTGTCCTTATGTCCTTCTAGACTCTTATCCTGAAGTGTTCTTTCCAATACACATCCCTAATCATGCAACCACCACCTTCACCATCCACATCAGAGCTCTTCCTTAGCTCTCTGTTTTCCTACAGCTCTGGCCATAGCACTTGGGCATCTGCCCTTTTGAATGGCAACCTTTCTGTTTCTCCTGTTGCCTCTTCCTAACACATATTTTGGTCCTTTTCTCCTGGCAGAAAACCACCTCTGAGTGTAGTTCCACAGGTTATGTTGAGAAAATCACATGCAGCTCCTCTAAGAGAAATGAGTTCAAAAGGTAAGGACTGTTTCTTTACTTGGAGACTCATTATCTCCTTTCCTCCCATGACTTCTTCCTGTCTGGGGTAGCATGACATATGGAAAAGAGGAGGGAATTTTGAGCCAAATTACTTAAACCCAAGTCCTAGTTTTACTCCTCAGACCTATTATTGgccatattttttcttccataacaTCAGTTAAGGCTATCTTTGCTTATATCACCAAATATTGTAAACACTTTATAGGACTGACTTtggtttcctcttctccttttggATATTACCTCCTTGATGGGGCTGAAGTACAAGGGAGATGGGAAGGAAAAGCTGTCTGACCTTTCCTGGGAGTAACTGTTACTTCCTATCCTCAGCTGCCGCTCAGCTCTGATGGAACAACACTTATTCTGGAAATTTGAAGGGGCTGTGGTGGGTGTGGCTTTGGTCTTCGCTTGCCTTGTCATCATTCGTCAGCGACAACTGGACAGAAAGGCTCTGGAAAAGGTCCGGAAGCAAATCGAATCCATATAGCTACATTCCACCCTTTTATCCTGGGTCTTACAGACCATATCTCAGACAAGAAAGTGAAATGGACTATTTTgcacctttggttctttggaaccTTGTGGTGGTACCCCTTTTCCCCATCTTCCTCTCTACATCATTAATAAGCAcaataaaaagagtaaattagtttccttctttttttttttttgggtgctggggatcgaacccagggccttgtgcctacaaggcaagcactctacagactgagctatcttccccagccccagtttcctTCTTCCTATAGTAATTTGGTGTGGGGCAAGAAATCAtgggagcagagagaaaagagggtgGCAATCTCCCAAGTACCTATCTTCCCCCCTTTTACTACTCATTTAAAACTTCTGGGACACAATTTTAACTAGAAAGTTTATTTCTTAGTCAAAACTTTTGTTTCCCTCTACTAtatctccaaagaagaaataaaatcacagatACATAACAAAAGTATTTGAGGTGCTCTTTCATACAGTCTAACTGGGCCTCAGGATGCAGACATCTCCTAGGTTGTCCTGAAGTGATTCAGACCCCCAAGAGCAAAGACACCTGAGTGGGAATCCCAGGGGGAAGCAGAGCCATAAAGGAGCCCTGGATTCCTTATTTTATGGGGAATGGGCCAGGAAGGTTCCAGCTCACATCTCATCTGCATGCAGCACAGTTCTGATATGCCCAGTAGGCCCAGTCTTTACTCCCATCTTCTCTAGCAGTGTTCTTGTTGACTTGTTTGcactctgggctccaggtggctctCCCATTTTGAACTCTTCCACTGGAGTCTCTAGACTTTCTGTCTTATCCATGTGGGTCAAGATATTTCTGGAAATCactgtgaaatgaaggaaaaagcaCAAAGTAGAGTGTTTCTCTTGGGTGGAGGACCCTAAACAGAAGGCAGGACTTCTCTCCCACTTCTTGACTACTGTGTACAAAGCCCCCTTGCTCACCAGGGAGCTTCTCACCTCCATGAGGCTGGTAATCCTCAGGCCCAGCTTCTGGTAGACCCTGAAAGGGGCTGAAGCTGGGCAGGATGATgagaaccaaagaaaaaagaaggatctGGAAGGAACAAGACGCTCAGGCTGTGGAGACAGTCGAGGAAGGGAGCAGAGGGCAGTTGGGTTTATCTGGGTTGGGAAGATTGATATGGCTAGGTAGTGGGGGTATCAGGATGGAAGTGTGGCAGGAGACAGTGGAggttgggggaggggggaaggagatAGACTGATGGTACCAGAACACAAGTGCTTGTCTGGGCAGCTTTGTTTGAGGTTTGAGCAATGAGCTTCTGTAGCTGATGGAGCTGAGCCACCAAGGAGCTGGGAAAGGAGGAATGAAGAACTAGTTTCTTCTGGGAACCATGGCCCAAGAATGgtgcctctgtgctctgcacctcccccaccccagcacaTACATGGTGTTTTCACTTACATGTTATGTCTCTCCAGCTCCTGGACTTTTTTCTGTAGTTCCTGATTCTGTGCAGAACAGGCTGCCACCCTAGGGCATGTGGAGAGGCAGGACAAGGATCAGCAATCTGAGTCCTTTACCTTGCCTGCCTTGGTGAGGAAGGGGAGCCAGACATGGTCTCCTTCAGAAATGTGATCCCAAACATACCTGCTCTCCAGCCCATCAATGTATTCTTTCTTTCGTCGCCGACTGTCCTGAGCTGACTGCTTGTTACGAATTTTCCTCCTGACTTTCTTGAGGACCTTCTCCTCTGCCTGGTGGCCCAGGGTGCATCAGTTCTGGGCCCATAACCTCCCTCAACTGCCCAACTTTTCCCTGGGATCCTGGCTCCTCAGAGGCCATAATGGGCCCCCTGTACTGGGACACCCTTTGGGAAAGGGAAGAGTGTTACCTTGGTGAGGGGCAGGTGAGAAGGCAGGGAAACCCCTTCCTGCCCCAGCAGACGCTTCTCCTCATCTGTCAAGAACAGAGTTTGACAGGGCAGCTGAAGGATAGGAGAAGATGAGATGGGGATGGGAAGAAGGTCATCACATTGTCAGCACATAGCAGCACCCCCCTGCCCATACCTTCTGGAGAGTGCTCACTATTTGCACTAAGGAA
This genomic interval carries:
- the Creb3l4 gene encoding cyclic AMP-responsive element-binding protein 3-like protein 4 isoform X2, with translation MSCNYPHAQEEKRQTEGLQENESEDFLKLFIDPNEVYRSEASPGSDSGNSEDPGCSDSPCATQAPSSPALYEVVYEAGTLQRMQGEDGPTLGLISIQLDQWSPQFMVPDACMVSELPFDAHAHILPRGTVAPVPPATLLPCQTLFLTDEEKRLLGQEGVSLPSHLPLTKAEEKVLKKVRRKIRNKQSAQDSRRRKKEYIDGLESRVAACSAQNQELQKKVQELERHNISLVAQLHQLQKLIAQTSNKAAQTSTCVLILLFSLVLIILPSFSPFQGLPEAGPEDYQPHGVISRNILTHMDKTESLETPVEEFKMGEPPGAQSANKSTRTLLEKMGVKTGPTGHIRTVLHADEM
- the Creb3l4 gene encoding cyclic AMP-responsive element-binding protein 3-like protein 4 isoform X1, which translates into the protein MDLGSSDLLDVLLEPPEDIFSTGSLLELGFNCSPPEVPMTRLQEQGLQGWESSGGHSCGLQENESEDFLKLFIDPNEVYRSEASPGSDSGNSEDPGCSDSPCATQAPSSPALYEVVYEAGTLQRMQGEDGPTLGLISIQLDQWSPQFMVPDACMVSELPFDAHAHILPRGTVAPVPPATLLPCQTLFLTDEEKRLLGQEGVSLPSHLPLTKAEEKVLKKVRRKIRNKQSAQDSRRRKKEYIDGLESRVAACSAQNQELQKKVQELERHNISLVAQLHQLQKLIAQTSNKAAQTSTCVLILLFSLVLIILPSFSPFQGLPEAGPEDYQPHGVISRNILTHMDKTESLETPVEEFKMGEPPGAQSANKSTRTLLEKMGVKTGPTGHIRTVLHADEM